A stretch of Saccharomyces cerevisiae S288C chromosome IV, complete sequence DNA encodes these proteins:
- the MSS2 gene encoding Mss2p (Peripherally bound inner membrane protein of the mitochondrial matrix; involved in membrane insertion of C-terminus of Cox2p, interacts genetically and physically with Cox18p): MQRFVSKFVSTPPVPKKFQEIFPKKRTVNKILFQLDTRLTYHEMYPIFLQVSQNTNEENIPWRKKYPYIRSSDIMQMRNVLITLRTQNKFVHKDLLAMEDKLLNIAAELGNNDAISILSFNVIHEYKKENVKSSYEKDIETANEFIKKLYARNHHLTVKLIGDLFFENKTYDKAEKYYQEFLKLENSTKLAGEVHGKLGEIQIKQVNGFLKAEKSWLSCIELLEIERSSRWYFLLARLYMSSEPMKAKALLENCASIGFKECFKTLGFLELNYFNNYERAKEWFKTGMEIMDLECFFGFFDCCVKEENFKGARDCLESVKKLGNDKDKKTMINVFLESRKDSIKLLDKARL; the protein is encoded by the coding sequence ATGCAGAGGTTTGTCAGTAAGTTTGTTTCCACACCACCAGTACccaaaaagtttcaagaGATTTTCCCGAAGAAACGTACGGttaacaaaattttattcCAGTTAGATACAAGGCTTACATACCATGAAATGTACCCGATATTTCTGCAGGTATCACAAAATACTAATGAAGAGAATATCCCATGGAGGAAGAAATACCCCTATATAAGGAGTTCAGACATTATGCAGATGCGAAACGTCTTGATAACTCTAAGGACGCAGAACAAATTCGTCCACAAAGACTTATTAGCTATGGAGGATAAATTATTGAATATTGCTGCCGAACTTGGCAACAACGATGCTATATCCATCCTAAGCTTCAACGTGATAcatgaatataaaaaggaaaacgTCAAATCCAGTTATGAAAAAGACATTGAAACGGCTAATGAATTCATAAAGAAGCTGTATGCGCGTAACCATCATTTAACGGTTAAATTAATAGGGGACCTGTTTTTCGAAAACAAAACTTACGATAAGGCTGAGAAATATTACCAAGAGTTCttgaaattggaaaataGTACCAAATTGGCAGGCGAAGTTCACGGAAAACTTGGGGAAATCCAAATAAAGCAAGTCAATGGTTTTTTGAAGGCAGAAAAGTCATGGCTGAGTTGTATAGAACTGctggaaattgaaagaagtTCACGTTGGTACTTTCTGTTAGCGAGGTTATATATGAGTTCAGAGCCCATGAAAGCCAAAGCCTTGCTAGAAAATTGTGCATCAATTGGATTTAAAGAATGCTTTAAAACATTAGGATTTCTTGAATTAAACTATTTCAATAATTATGAAAGGGCGAAAGAATGGTTCAAAACGGGTATGGAAATAATGGACTTGGAATGTTTCTTTGGATTTTTCGATTGCTGTGTGAAAGAAGAGAATTTTAAAGGTGCACGAGATTGCCTAGAAAGCGTAAAAAAGCTAGGGAATGATAAagacaagaaaacaatgatAAATGTCTTTCTTGAAAGTAGAAAAGATTCCATAAAGTTGCTGGACAAAGCACGGCTTTAA
- the KIN28 gene encoding TFIIH complex serine/threonine-protein kinase subunit KIN28 (Ser/Thr protein kinase and subunit of TFIIK, a TFIIH subassembly; phosphorylates the C-terminal domain (CTD) of RNAPII (Ser5 and Ser7); facilitates recruitment of mRNA 5'-capping and polyadenylation factors to the RNAPII holoenzyme complex; minor role in RNAPII transcription; role in RNAPI transcription; regulates Atg1p kinase complex assembly during nitrogen starvation induced autophagy; associates with cyclin Ccl1p; relocalizes to the cytosol in response to hypoxia; ortholog of human CDK7) — protein sequence MKVNMEYTKEKKVGEGTYAVVYLGCQHSTGRKIAIKEIKTSEFKDGLDMSAIREVKYLQEMQHPNVIELIDIFMAYDNLNLVLEFLPTDLEVVIKDKSILFTPADIKAWMLMTLRGVYHCHRNFILHRDLKPNNLLFSPDGQIKVADFGLARAIPAPHEILTSNVVTRWYRAPELLFGAKHYTSAIDIWSVGVIFAELMLRIPYLPGQNDVDQMEVTFRALGTPTDRDWPEVSSFMTYNKLQIYPPPSRDELRKRFIAASEYALDFMCGMLTMNPQKRWTAVQCLESDYFKELPPPSDPSSIKIRN from the exons ATGAAAGTGAATATGGAGTACACAAAGG aaaagaaagttggTGAGGGTACTTATGCGGTTGTTTACTTGGGTTGTCAACACTCTACTGGAAGAAAGATTGCTATTAAGGAGATCAAAACATCCGAATTTAAAGATGGTTTAGATATGTCAGCTATCCGTGAAGTTAAGTACCTCCAAGAAATGCAGCATCCGAACGTCATAGAACTAATAGACATATTTATGGCTTATGATAATTTAAATCTCGTTCTGGAGTTCCTACCAACTGATCTAGAGGTGGTAATAAAAGACAAATCAATACTGTTTACACCAGCAGATATTAAGGCATGGATGCTTATGACTTTGAGGGGCGTGTATCATTGCCAcagaaatttcattttgcaCAGGGATCTGAAACCAAacaatttattattttcacCTGATGGCCAGATAAAAGTAGCAGATTTCGGTCTAGCAAGGGCGATACCGGCCCCACATGAGATACTGACAAGTAACGTCGTAACAAGATGGTATAGAGCGCCAGAATTGTTGTTTGGAGCTAAACATTACACATCGGCTATTGATATCTGGTCAGTAGGCGTTATATTCGCGGAATTAATGCTAAGGATACCTTATTTACCAGGACAGAATGATGTCGATCAAATGGAAGTAACGTTCAGGGCCTTAGGGACACCTACAGATAGAGATTGGCCCGAAGTTTCTTCCTTTATGACGTATAACAAGTTACAAATATATCCGCCCCCTTCAAGAGATGAATTGAGGAAAAGGTTCATTGCTGCTAGCGAATACGCCTTAGATTTTATGTGTGGAATGCTAACGATGAACCCACAAAAGAGGTGGACCGCTGTTCAGTGTTTAGAAAGTGattatttcaaagaattaCCACCACCAAGTGACCCgtcttcaataaaaatacGTAACTGA
- the TRM3 gene encoding tRNA (guanosine(18)-2'-O)-methyltransferase (2'-O-ribose methyltransferase; catalyzes the ribose methylation of the guanosine nucleotide at position 18 of tRNAs): protein MVGGALICKYLPREEQLKLISDLIQNDSLEEVLELIETSPLDITTDSNIETPIFEKITEQVIAYASIDGEAREMFRSSRAEMNKALRTSAQLLCCLPSVWHKFQVWMSYRLNDIISENYKHLFNDNFGKKIVQPFFDSFAEEQNANIKHENLHLDILSLLHYLEVVYLFDECKNGISSKCLDFIIVPLLGCNSEEIADSCSKLMRWHIKYLSKCCNTDSNFDKLIWTFIKQLYAEGSQQAWKQKNSLSFLLRFLLAAELSPELITYIKTDAYWRHIQTELDNDVHEHRKLALSILKLTIQKLSSHGITLQTTFYKCNDLANIEMLGSWKKFTTLYEMIALDTSLNQIQAAKQDIIKIFDNEHLHHSWGLILLSTGLKSSMESVRKYMMTLMFSITNMSAFSSNLPLLTKTLLPAAMSAHYFDVKGVSCPHGEKLSLFVNNLLSQTTEGISDILFEILKLLVEKGTSFDPSRIYLSYGILVFFQNNKQKTINSDHLSLIRKLYDFAAEEEVLETTIQTIYLKFLLYIDPSVSASELLFTLVSHIKLKGGTYKYVEPLFEDYRDLAVSHFDDLQAKENLTTNIGKDTIFDLLASIIFDFKDIDITPDFLIEVAKSKQDIPVYTSKAVTFLTQLLSGEPSNGYTYENATALLSYPNFTISTWKSINVNNLFKSVMEKFSLDKFKFFAEIYQKTYECRFDTIELNFNDLLSLYEMVKKSANQCSRESFKVKDSAYSSYFELLNTFLKTYALNRDSSEGNDDELHILLRLVDENINKDNGNYLGNLAVCKLLYFIIDSYIHCSTSVSDDDIFIVKFIFEKFSFIWECINSERLVLKERDLHLMLIKGLFHPVILYFGSNQYIDTLTSKLEEHAQTIISLSYSRRSLLPLLGSQLRVFMKFYGKLLREDVNYWWLINIIVGVFKQPQMDVNLYKLKPVISSLFDHKLNNYYIKGDELYEKVYGPDEILARVSIIDSILYANDQLKIRLIEKVTEKTNALYAIKRTDGAEALQRLLQWQLLLLSLLTTNEKKLSETSMIRILKSIEDESSPLVRVYKEWFISSKVVDYYKTGNPKFAEDYLFSLLEDHSKPVFVVSAEKICFMVLKDLRNDEKKYGFTQLLDRFICTLVPNAASNKPLVRHFSNSLIISLWPTFKAYLSDHTLRNIIENLYSNAKKTQIFGQYRAGDANIWDLKGDRKLTNMFGGVLKKVTDHDCPYISESVFEKYLQEKDIVPIGTDERSLWLDKRDTNTESVNNANISCDTSPLQTKSGAWETVLDLDNKKSNDVVTRSELIVVSSLVDKPPNLGGICRLCDVLGVGLLTVQDIKVKNHPQFKNVAVTADRWMPMEEVALDEIASFMKEKKKEGYTLIGLEQTDKSVKLDNNFQFPKKSLILLGTEAFGIPGTLLSELDLCLEIQQFGVIRSMNIQTATAVIVHSYTVQHM, encoded by the coding sequence ATGGTTGGAGGTGCTCTCATCTGCAAATATTTACCACGCGAAGAGCAACTAAAGCTTATATCAGACTTGATTCAGAATGACAGCTTAGAAGAGGTGCTGGAGTTGATTGAAACTTCGCCACTGGATATAACGACGGACAGCAACATTGAAACAccaatctttgaaaaaattactgaGCAGGTCATTGCGTATGCTAGTATAGACGGTGAAGCCAGGGAAATGTTTCGCTCTTCGAGGGCTGAAATGAACAAGGCGCTAAGAACTTCTGCACAATTACTATGTTGTTTACCCAGTGTATGGCATAAATTTCAGGTGTGGATGAGCTACCGGTTAAATGACATCATTAGCGAAAACTATAAACATCTCTTCAATGAcaactttggaaaaaagattGTACAACCATTTTTCGATTCTTTTGCTGAGGAACAAAACGCTAATATCAAGCATGAAAATCTGCACTTAGATATCCTTAGCCTGCTTCACTACTTAGAAGTTGTATATTTATTTGACGAATGTAAGAATGGTATATCGTCCAAATGCCTAGATTTTATCATTGTTCCATTGTTAGGCTGTAATTCGGAAGAGATTGCTGATTCCTGCTCCAAGTTAATGAGATGGCatatcaaatatttatCGAAATGCTGCAATACCGATAGTAACTTTGATAAGCTCATTTGGACATTTATCAAACAATTGTACGCTGAAGGCTCCCAACAAGCTTGGAAGCAAAAGAACAGTTTATCTTTTCTCCTAAGATTCCTTTTAGCAGCAGAGTTGTCTCCTGAACTTATTACTTATATAAAGACCGATGCTTATTGGAGGCACATTCAAACAGAGCTGGATAATGATGTGCACGAACACAGAAAATTGGCACTCTCAATTCTTAAATTaacaattcaaaaactgtCATCTCATGGTATAACATTGCAAACAACATTTTATAAATGCAATGATCTAGCAAATATCGAGATGCTGGGTAGCTGGAAGAAATTCACCACCTTATATGAAATGATTGCTCTGGACACATCATTGAATCAAATACAAGCGGCCAAACaagatataataaaaatttttgataacGAGCATTTACACCATAGTTGGGGCCTTATCTTGCTTTCTACGGGATTGAAATCATCAATGGAGAGTGTCAGAAAATACATGATGACGTTAATGTTCTCGATTACAAATATGTCAGCATTCTCTTCAAACTTGCCATTATTGACAAAAACTCTTCTTCCAGCTGCAATGTCCGCTCATTATTTTGATGTAAAAGGTGTCAGTTGTCCCCATGGTGAAAAACTTTCATTATTTGTCAATAACTTACTTTCCCAAACAACAGAAGGCATATCAGATatattatttgaaattttgaaattattggTGGAAAAAGGGACCTCTTTTGACCCTTCTAGGATATACTTGTCCTACGGTATCTTAGTTTTCTTCCAGAATAACAAACAGAAAACAATCAACTCTGACCATTTGAGTCTGATCAGGAAATTGTACGATTTTGCAGCCGAAGAAGAGGTTCTCGAAACTACAATCCAAACAATTTACTTGAAGTTCTTACTGTACATTGATCCATCTGTCTCCGCATCTGAATTATTGTTTACATTAGTTTCACACATTAAGTTAAAGGGAGGGACATACAAATATGTTGAGCctctttttgaagattatAGGGATCTTGCCGTTTCTCACTTTGACGATTTGCAAGCGAAAGAAAACTTGACGACAAACATCGGAAAGGATACTATTTTTGACCTCTTAGCATCTATCATCTTCGATTTCAAGGATATTGATATTACTCCCgattttttaattgaaGTTGCGAAGTCGAAGCAAGATATACCCGTTTACACTTCAAAGGCAGTTACTTTTCTAACTCAGCTACTTTCAGGCGAACCTTCGAACGGTTATACCTATGAAAATGCAACCGCTTTGTTGTCTTACCCAAATTTTACAATATCTACATGGAAATCCATCAATGTGAATAATTTATTTAAGTCGgtaatggaaaaattttcgcTTGATAAATTCAAGTTCTTTGCTGAAATTTACCAGAAGACTTATGAATGTAGGTTCGATACAATCGAGCTAAATTTTAATGACCTTCTGAGCCTATATGAAATGGTTAAAAAGTCTGCCAATCAGTGTTCAAGAGAGAGCTTTAAAGTGAAGGACAGCGCTTATTCTTCTTACTTTGAACTTTTAAATACCTTCCTGAAAACATACGCCTTAAATCGTGACTCTTCTGAAGGAAATGATGATGAGCTTCACATACTACTACGCTTAGTTGACGAGAATATTAACAAAGATAATGGGAATTATCTGGGGAACCTGGCAGTCTGTAAATTATTGTACTTTATCATAGATTCCTACATCCATTGCTCCACATCTGtttctgatgatgatattttcatagtgaaattcatttttgagaaattttCGTTTATATGGGAATGTATTAATAGTGAAAGATTAGTTTTGAAGGAAAGGGATCTGCATTTGATGCTAATTAAGGGATTATTTCATCCTGTGATCCTGTACTTTGGATCAAATCAGTATATCGATACTTTGACCTCGAAGTTGGAGGAACATGCACAAACGATTATATCATTGAGTTATTCCAGAAGAAGCCTACTCCCTCTTCTCGGATCACAACTCAGAGTATTTATGAAGTTTTATGGGAAATTGTTAAGAGAAGATGTCAACTATTGGTGGTTGATTAACATTATAGTAGGTGTTTTCAAACAGCCGCAAATGGATGTCAACCTTTACAAGCTCAAACCTGTTATTTCCAGCCTATTTGACCACAAACTGAACAATTATTACATAAAAGGCGATGAACTTTATGAAAAGGTGTACGGACCCGACGAAATATTGGCTAGAGTATCTATTATTGATTCTATTTTATATGCAAATGATCAGTTGAAAATTCGATTAATCGAAAAAGTTACTGAAAAAACAAACGCACTTTATGCTATAAAGAGAACCGACGGTGCCGAAGCGTTACAGAGGTTGTTGCAGTGGcaattgttattattatcactACTAACcaccaatgaaaaaaaattaagcGAAACTAGCATGATCAGAATTCTAAAGAGTATCGAGGATGAAAGTTCACCACTAGTAAGAGTATATAAAGAATGGTTCATTTCCTCAAAGGTTGTTGATTATTATAAAACTGGCAATCCAAAATTTGCTGAGGATTATCTCTTCTCATTGCTGGAGGATCATAGCAAACCGGTGTTTGTAGTTAGCgcagaaaaaatatgcTTTATGGTGTTGAAAGATTTAAGAAACGACGAAAAGAAATATGGATTTACACAGTTACTAGACAGATTCATTTGCACGTTAGTTCCTAACGCAGCTTCAAACAAACCTCTGGTAAGGCATTTTTCTAATTCtctaataatttcattatGGCCTACATTCAAAGCCTACCTATCGGATCACACACTGAGAAACATCATTGAGAACTTATATTCCAATGCCAAAAAGACTCAAATATTTGGTCAATATCGTGCCGGGGATGCCAACATATGGGATCTGAAGGGTGATAGGAAATTAACGAACATGTTTGGTGGTGTGCTCAAAAAAGTTACCGACCATGATTGCCCGTACATTTCTGAGTCTGTTTTcgaaaaatatttgcaGGAGAAAGATATTGTTCCTATAGGTACCGATGAAAGGTCCTTATGGCTTGATAAAAGAGACACCAATACGGAATCTGTTAACAACGCGAACATCTCCTGTGACACTTCTCCACTGCAAACAAAAAGTGGAGCTTGGGAAACCGTTCTGGATCTGgacaataaaaaatcgAATGATGTCGTTACACGTTCTGAATTGATTGTGGTATCTTCATTAGTTGATAAGCCGCCAAACCTGGGAGGTATTTGTAGGTTATGTGATGTTTTAGGTGTGGGACTGCTTACTGTACAAGACATCAAAGTCAAAAACCATCCTcaatttaaaaatgttgCTGTGACTGCTGATAGATGGATGCCCATGGAGGAAGTTGCCCTAGATGAGATTGCAAGTTTcatgaaagagaaaaagaaggaaggGTACACATTAATTGGGCTAGAGCAAACGGATAAATCAGTGAAGCTAGACAACAATTTCCAATTCCCTAAAAAATCATTGATCTTGCTAGGAACCGAAGCATTCGGTATTCCGGGGACTTTGTTAAGCGAATTGGATTTATGTTTAGAGATTCAACAATTTGGTGTGATCagatcaatgaatattcaAACGGCAACCGCAGTTATCGTTCATTCCTATACAGTTCAACACATGTAA
- the RRP42 gene encoding exosome non-catalytic core subunit RRP42 (Exosome non-catalytic core component; involved in 3'-5' RNA processing and degradation in both the nucleus and the cytoplasm; has similarity to E. coli RNase PH and to human hRrp42p (EXOSC7)), which yields MSLSVAEKSYLYDSLASTPSIRPDGRLPHQFRPIEIFTDFLPSSNGSSRIIASDGSECIVSIKSKVVDHHVENELLQVDVDIAGQRDDALVVETITSLLNKVLKSGSGVDSSKLQLTKKYSFKIFVDVLVISSHSHPVSLISFAIYSALNSTYLPKLISAFDDLEVEELPTFHDYDMVKLDINPPLVFILAVVGNNMLLDPAANESEVANNGLIISWSNGKITSPIRSVALNDSNVKSFKPHLLKQGLAMVEKYAPDVVRSLENL from the coding sequence ATGTCTCTTTCGGTCGCCGAAAAGTCGTACCTATACGATTCACTAGCAAGCACGCCTTCAATTAGGCCCGATGGAAGACTACCTCATCAATTCAGACctatagaaatatttacTGACTTCCTACCAAGTTCCAATGGATCGTCCAGAATTATAGCTAGTGATGGAAGTGAATGTATCGTGAGCATTAAGTCCAAAGTTGTGGATCATCATGTGGAGAATGAACTACTTCAGGTCGATGTAGATATCGCAGGCCAAAGAGATGACGCGCTGGTAGTAGAGACAATCACTTCTTTACTGAACAAGGTTTTGAAGTCTGGTAGCGGAGTAGATTCCTCAAAGTTGCAATTGACAAAAAAGTACAgcttcaaaatatttgtcGATGTTCTGGTCATTTCATCACATTCACACCCagtttctttaatatcCTTTGCTATTTATTCAGCGTTGAACTCCACATACCTACCGAAACTTATTTCAGCTTTTGACGACTTAGAGGTGGAAGAACTTCCTACGTTTCATGATTACGACATGGTTAAGCTTGACATTAATCCGCCTTTAGTGTTTATATTGGCCGTTGTAGGCAACAATATGCTATTGGACCCTGCAGCCAACGAAAGCGAAGTGGCCAATAATGGCCTAATCATTTCCTGGTCTAATGGTAAGATTACATCACCTATCAGATCAGTAGCATTGAATGATTCAAACGTTAAAAGCTTTAAACCTCATTTGTTGAAGCAAGGTCTTGCAATGGTGGAGAAATACGCCCCCGACGTAGTACGATCACTGGAGaatttataa
- the TMA17 gene encoding Tma17p (Regulatory gamma subunit of fatty acid synthase (FAS); ATPase dedicated chaperone that adapts proteasome assembly to stress; induced upon stress; interacts with Rpt6p to assist its pairing to Rpt3p and early steps in proteasome biogenesis; associates with ribosomes; heterozygous deletion demonstrated increases in chromosome instability in a rad9 deletion background; protein abundance is decreased upon intracellular iron depletion) — MCSAGGIRRPIQIEEFKTAISGMSDMELAQIKTEIENSINHLQRSNARLGKYIAKLEGADDRLEADDSDDLENIDSGDLALYKDSVRENEIVLNNYNERVDALEQETVYRKTGHGKSKHEVEAKDNTNKGPDVDMDNSNVDVVTPNSIFI, encoded by the coding sequence ATGTGCTCAGCAGGCGGTATCAGAAGACCAATCCAGATCGAAGAATTTAAGACGGCGATAAGCGGCATGTCCGACATGGAGTTGGCACAGATTAAAACAGAAATTGAGAACAGTATCAATCATTTGCAGAGGTCTAACGCCCGCTTGGGTAAATACATAGCTAAGTTGGAGGGTGCTGACGACCGTCTTGAAGCTGACGACAGCGACGACTTGGAGAACATTGATTCGGGAGACCTGGCGCTGTACAAGGACTCTGTCAGGGAGAACGAAATTGTGCTAAACAATTACAATGAGAGAGTGGACGCATTGGAGCAAGAAACGGTATATAGAAAGACGGGCCATGGCAAGAGTAAGCACGAGGTAGAGGCAAAGGACAACACCAACAAGGGCCCTGACGTTGACATGGACAATTCAAATGTGGACGTCGTGACACCAAACAGCATATTCATTTAA
- a CDS encoding putative lipase (Putative lipase; involved in lipid metabolism; not an essential gene; YDL109C has a paralog, ROG1, that arose from the whole genome duplication), translating into MEAGRSADEVLYHNQSSVKLGELERYVITYELYQGDSIPADITLDSLWVKIKNTTKLSYKPAYLLGPFILYCDVRAKDYESSYKIICSADKPVFQSNLQAQQKFIAELSLHHIKPRYVWIVDIVSQILFNKETKVTFEIVVGNSKASLKRKIRCNDSLPDKACNILHTGLSVHRLTTADIWKVPRPIDMSQKSHLVILTHGFQSNVSADMEYLMEEIYKAQMNNPNERLVIKGYMKNACETEKGIKFLGVGLANYIIDELYDDSVGKISFIGHSLGGLTQTFAICYIKTKYPYFFKKVEPINFISLASPLLGIATSTPNYVKMSLSMGIIGTTGQELGLKDGNYGDKPLLYLLSEESLISVLARFKRRTLYANAVNDGIVPLYSSSLLFLDYSQLLQKLGGQTTAPCDPLFQPEVSPIGELPNHSDVANDDDGINASSWNTFWKSKENNCDKKSKRLMNASVIKSMKSVLLSPCPDAKFFSDPDARVATIIHDKIYTEKNLPPPSPTLYEGTAAKEGETRKTRKEMEEIIARRWHKGMHWRKVVVLLKPDAHNNIIVRRRFSNAYGWPVVDHLVTAHFQRDDPIASPMQDKQFAEEDINMATGGVEPNKFYSWLTKIEDPSVYHGGIVSTASQLASSWISKHSSVTD; encoded by the coding sequence ATGGAAGCTGGCAGGAGTGCTGATGAAGTGCTATACCACAATCAGTCGTCAGTAAAGTTAGGTGAGTTAGAAAGATACGTTATTACATATGAGCTATACCAGGGTGATAGTATTCCCGCTGATATCACACTGGATTCCCTATGGGTAAAGATCAAAAATACCACAAAGCTATCCTATAAACCAGCCTATCTATTGGGCCCATTTATCTTATATTGTGACGTGCGAGCAAAAGATTACGAAAGCTCGTATAAGATCATATGTTCGGCGGATAAACCAGTATTTCAATCAAACCTACAGGCACAACAAAAGTTTATTGCAGAGTTGTCCTTGCACCACATTAAGCCACGCTATGTATGGATAGTGGATATTGTCAGTCAAATACtatttaataaagaaactaAGGTAACTTTTGAGATAGTAGTCGGCAATTCAAAGGcctctttgaaaagaaaaatacgaTGTAATGATTCATTGCCTGATAAAGCCTGCAATATTTTACACACAGGATTATCGGTGCATAGACTTACCACCGCAGATATATGGAAAGTACCACGACCCATAGACATGTCGCAAAAATCCCATTTAGTCATTCTCACGCATGGTTTTCAATCAAACGTTTCGGCAGATATGGAATACTTAATGGAAGAAATATACAAGGCTCAAATGAACAATCCAAATGAGCGACTAGTTATTAAGGGATATATGAAGAATGCTTGTGAGACTGAGAAGGGTATTAAGTTTTTGGGTGTTGGATTGGCAAACTACATCATCGACGAGTTATATGATGACTCTGTTGggaaaatttcatttattgGTCATTCCCTGGGTGGATTAACACAAACTTTTGCTATTTGTTACATAAAGACCAAATATCCATATTTCTTTAAGAAAGTGGAGCCAATCAATTTTATCTCACTGGCGTCACCATTGCTAGGCATTGCTACCAGCACGCCCAATTACGTAAAAATGTCATTGTCGATGGGTATCATTGGTACTACGGGGCAAGAACTGGGTCTTAAGGATGGAAATTATGGTGATAAGCCCCTACTTTACCTGCTATCCGAGGAATCCTTAATCAGTGTGCTTGCTCgattcaaaagaagaacacTTTATGCTAATGCCGTCAACGACGGAATAGTTCCCTTGTACTCCtcttctttactttttttggaCTACTCTCAATTACTTCAGAAACTGGGAGGTCAAACTACGGCACCTTGTGATCCTCTCTTCCAGCCTGAAGTAAGTCCTATTGGGGAACTTCCAAATCATAGCGATGTTgctaatgatgatgatggaATCAATGCATCGTCATGGAACACGTTTTGGAAGAGCAAGGAAAATAACTGCGACAAGAAATCTAAACGCTTGATGAATGCTTCCGTCATCAAATCTATGAAGTCTGTGCTTCTATCACCATGCCCCGACGCAAAGTTCTTCTCAGATCCCGATGCAAGGGTCGCAACAATCATACATGATAAGATCTACacagaaaagaatttaCCGCCTCCATCACCAACACTTTATGAAGGAACAGCAGCCAAGGAAGGCGAAACGAGGAAGACGAGAAAAGAGATGGAGGAAATCATAGCACGCCGCTGGCACAAGGGGATGcattggaggaaagtcgTGGTATTGCTGAAACCAGATGCCCACAATAACATCATCGTAAGAAGAAGGTTTTCCAACGCTTACGGCTGGCCGGTGGTTGACCACCTTGTTACCGCCCATTTCCAAAGAGATGACCCAATCGCCTCACCAATGCAAGATAAACAGTTTGCTGAGGAAGATATAAACATGGCAACCGGAGGGGTGGAACCAAACAAGTTCTACTCATGGCTCACCAAGATCGAGGATCCTAGTGTGTACCATGGTGGAATAGTCTCCACAGCTAGCCAGCTCGCCAGCTCCTGGATTAGCAAGCATTCCTCTGTGACAGATTGA